A region of Anopheles merus strain MAF chromosome 2R, AmerM5.1, whole genome shotgun sequence DNA encodes the following proteins:
- the LOC121588885 gene encoding mediator of RNA polymerase II transcription subunit 27, with amino-acid sequence MNLEPINNALSQLRVLRSSVGQVFETLGTGVRADHGEEGKEQKFLQELQELLNSVNANLKDFESCINDLTPPQTPLTLANSAYLSLETNLERQALYPHLVQSYKWHDKLHEYSTFASTLLQQNSLKRSYYTNTKRRRSLPSSHLATPQMVENLIGSIHYNNMNLKIARPFMTNAILHITIARVLRAAVILKGLLIEWVTVKGYEESLLDGVDEQWTESRHQVFRKVQDHAHSAMLHFFSPTLPELAIRSFITWFRSYVTLFADPCKKCGKHLHNTLPPTWRDLRTLEPFHEECKQ; translated from the exons ATGAATTTAGAACCAATTAACAACGCTCTCTCTCAGTTGCGCGTGTTGCGCTCGAGTGTAGGTCAAGTGTTCGAAACGCTTGGCACAGGAGTGCGTGCAGACCATGGCGAAGAGGGCAAGGAGCAGAAGTTTCTTCAAGAGCTACAGGAGCTACTCAACTCGGTTAACGCTAATCTCAA AGACTTTGAATCCTGCATAAACGATCTAACGCCACCCCAGACGCCGCTGACCCTTGCCAACTCGGCATACCTGTCGCTGGAGACGAACCTCGAACGGCAGGCACTGTATCCGCACCTGGTGCAGAGCTACAAATGGCACGACAAGCTGCACGAGTACAGCACCTTCGCCTCGACGCTACTGCAGCAGAACTCGCTGAAACGCTCGTACTACACCAACACCAAGCGCCGACGGTCGCTTCCCTCGAGCCATCTGGCCACACCGCAAATGGTGGAAAATCTGATCGGTAGCATACATTACAACAACATGAACCTGAAAATTGCACGCCCCTTTATGACGAATGCAATTTTACAC ATAACCATTGCCCGTGTGCTGCGCGCTGCAGTCATACTGAAGGGACTGCTGATCGAATGGGTGACGGTGAAAGGGTACGAGGAGTCACTGCTGGACGGGGTCGATGAGCAATGGACCGAATCGAGACATCAGGTATTCCGCAAGGTGCAGGATCATGCACATTCGGCAATGTTGCACTTTTTCTCACCCACACTGCCGGAGCTGGCCATACGCAGCTTTATC ACATGGTTCCGAAGCTACGTAACCCTTTTCGCTGATCCGTGTAAAAAGTGTGGAAAACATCTGCACAATACACTTCCACCGACCTGGCGCGATTTACGAACGTTGGAACCGTTTCACGAAGAATGTAAGCAGTAA
- the LOC121588882 gene encoding uncharacterized protein LOC121588882 produces the protein MIWPGLLFMLLSSAFMLPGATAEHHNMSHTKDCTRFHEQCVRCTDTGCVKCTEVLRIDTGECLSECPSGYGAQWSTSSEYMGRVCHPVGMSGSFLAAVVGIVAGAILCVVLIFGALAILRRRQKRKKYRESFIDENIDRLEFLRQLDELRPQAEYFLQMLNDTRRQIRKLHLAGDSAGAATYHPVVRDLAKILILLNKPIELINAPPHDWQRLYVWAERVLDRYKPELAQLIEFLQQPSASDPRLGASDHSTFKSASYHQHGGAPGTDLSPSLSQKNERNLLQPELIQLQKHRTLPSMQTTHHFLGSLISLHEFDERSSHTTDTSSNHHSTTGVVSGSGGGGGGGGGGGNNPFDDTFDHVRTYLSTSGMNDSSLWLQDEFFKLGFRPQDEITTEL, from the coding sequence ACTGTACCCGCTTTCACGAGCAATGTGTCCGCTGCACCGATACGGGCTGCGTCAAGTGTACGGAAGTGCTGCGCATCGACACCGGCGAATGTCTGTCGGAGTGCCCGAGCGGGTACGGCGCACAGTGGTCTACGAGCAGCGAGTACATGGGCCGCGTCTGCCATCCGGTCGGGATGTCGGGATCGTTCCTGGCCGCCGTCGTCGGCATCGTTGCTGGGGCGATCCTGTGCGTGGTGCTGATTTTCGGTGCGCTGGCCATCCTGCGACGACGCCAGAAGCGCAAAAAGTACCGCGAATCGTTCATCGACGAAAACATCGACCGGCTTGAGTTCTTGCGCCAGCTGGACGAGCTGCGCCCGCAGGCGGAATACTTCCTGCAGATGCTGAACGACACGCGGCGCCAGATACGGAAGCTGCACCTGGCCGGTGACAGTGCCGGCGCTGCCACGTACCATCCGGTGGTACGCGATCTCGCCAAAATACTGATCCTGCTGAACAAACCGATCGAGCTGATCAATGCGCCACCGCACGACTGGCAGCGGCTGTACGTGTGGGCCGAACGTGTGCTCGACCGCTACAAGCCCGAGCTGGCGCAGCTGATCGAGTTTCTGCAGCAACCGTCTGCGTCCGATCCACGGCTCGGTGCGTCGGACCATTCCACCTTCAAGTCGGCATCGTACCACCAGCACGGTGGTGCGCCGGGCACGGACCTATCGCCCAGCCTGAGCCAGAAGAACGAGCGCAACCTGCTGCAGCCGGAGTTGATCCAGCTGCAGAAACATCGCACACTGCCGTCGATGCAGACCACGCACCACTTCCTCGGTTCGCTGATCAGTTTGCACGAGTTTGACGAACGATCGTCACACACGACCGACACCAGCTCAAACCACCACTCGACGACCGGCGTCGTTAGTgggagcggtggtggtggcggtggcggtggaggtggtggcaACAATCCGTTCGACGATACGTTCGATCACGTTCGCACGTACCTGTCCACGTCCGGGATGAACGACAGTTCGCTCTGGTTGCAGGACGAGTTCTTTAAGCTGGGCTTCCGGCCCCAGGACGAAATCACGACCGAGCTTTGA